The Oscillatoria acuminata PCC 6304 genomic interval TGAGAGTGACCATCGGTATTTCCGGGTCTGGCGGGGGGTTTAAGAAATTTTGCCAGGGAGAAACCGATATTTCCAATGCCTCTCGGGCGATCAATGAGATCGAACGAGAATTATGTGCTAAAAATGGGATTGAATATATTGAAATTCCCATTGCCTTCGATGGGATTTCTGTCGTGGTCAATCCTGCCAATGACTTTGTGCAATGTCTGACGGTAGAAGAAATTAAGCGAATGTGGGAACCCACCGCTGAAGGAAGAATTGTCAACTGGAACCAAATTAGGCCGACCTTTCCTGATCGTCCCCTACGGTTGTTTGGTCCTGGCACCGATTCCGGAACCTATGATTATTTTACTGACGCTTTAGGGGGAAAAGAGCAACACAGTCGAGGGGATTATACCGCCAGTGAAGATGATAATATAATCGTGCAAGGAGTCGCTGCCGATGCCGATAGTCTCGGATTTTTTGGCTATGCTTACTATCAGGAAAATCAAAATAAGTTAAAAGTAGTGGAAATTGATTCCGGTGAAGGTTGTATTGCCCCCGGTCCCAACACGATTGCTGATAACAGCTATCAACCTTTTTCTCGTCCAGAATTTATCTACATCAAAAAATCCGAAGCCGATCGCCCAGATGTGAAAGCCTTTGTGGAATTTTATCTGAATCCAGAACATCAATATTTAATCTCAGAAGTGGGGTATGTTCCTTTGCCTGAATCGGTGATGACGGTGGTTAGAAAGCGCTATCAACAGGGGAAGGTTGGGTCAGTTTTCAAGTCCGGTTCAACCCTGAATATCAACCTGCGTGATGCCCTGAATCTGGAAAATTAAAGAAAATTCAGCTAGAATTAACCCCAATTGATAGGGTGTCAACCCCGTGGGATGTCTTCAGCCATCTGGCGATCGCATCTCAATCCGATCATGTATCAGGTATGTTATGACGTTTCATTCCTTACCGCCGCGACTCCCGGAGGGAGAGTCTTGGCAACGAAATCTACACCGACTCACTTGGATAGAACGGGGTTTACAGATTATTCTGGCGATGATCGCGGGGATTCCGATTTCGATTTTTGTGGCGATCGCATCGGTGTTTCTTTATGAAACGGTGCTATTTTTTCAAACTGTTCCCCTCTGGAATTTTTTGAGTGATACGCAATGGACTCCGTTATTTCCGAGTCAAAATTTTGGGATTTTTGTTCTCGCTAGTGCCACCCTCCTGGTGACGGGAATTGCGAGTTTATTTGCTGTTCCTATCGGGTTATTAATTGCGATTTATTTAGCCGAATATGCCAGCGATCGCCTGCGATTGACGGTTAAACCTCTTTTGGAAGCATTATCGGGAATTCCGACGGTGGTTTATGGCTATTTTGCCTTGTTAGTGGTGACTCCACTTTTGCAACAGTTAATTCCTGGACTAGCGAGATTTAATGCTTTAAGTGCGGGGTTAGTGACGGGAGTGGCGATCGTGCCGATTATTTCTTCCCTAAGTGAAGATGCGATTAAAAGTGTTCCCCATTCCCTGAGAGAAGCGGGTTATACCTTGGGGTTAACCAAGCAAGAAGTGTTAACTCAAATTGTTTTACCGATGGCTTTTCCCGGGATTATTGCCTCATTTATGTTAGCTGCTTCTCGGGCTTTGGGCGAAACCATGATTTCAGCGATCGCCGCAGGGCAAAATCCTCACATCACCCTCAATCCCCTGGTTCCAATTGCCACGATGACGGCTTTTATTATCCAGGTGAGTTTGGGAACGGTTGCCTTTAATTCCTTAGCCTTTCATACGATTTTCACCGTGGGGATGGTGTTATTTTTGATTACCCTAGCATTGAATAGCTTTGGGTATTGGTTAGTGCGTCGCCATCAAACGGCGATGACGGCGGCGATCGTCCCCACTGTGCCCTCCGATGAACCCTCTCATTTTTATCCTCTCTACGATCAAGAATTTCCGGTGAATAACCATAGATTTGGGCCCGAACAAACCCCGTCAAGTGCGGAGTTTAAAACGCCTTTGGTTCGTCGTCAGGGGTTGGACCGCTGTTTTAGTGGGGTGAGTGCAGTCGCCATCCCCATTGCCCTAGGCGTTCTCGCCCTCTTACTCCTCGATGCTTCGCGGCGGGGTTTGCCTCATCTAACTTGGCAATTTATCACCAGTTTTCCCTCCCGCAATCCCCAAGAAGCCGGAATTTATCCCGCCCTGATGGGCAGTGTATGGCTATTAGGATTAACCGGATTATTTGCCTTACCCATTGGCATTGGAACGGCAATTTACCTAGAAGAATATTGTGCCAATACTGCCCTAAATCGGTTTTTAGAAATTAATATTGCCAACCTAGCTGCCGTCCCCTCGATTCTGTATGGATTATTAGGGCTAGAATTATTTGTGCGCCTCCTCGCCCCGGTGACAGGGGGACCAAGTTTACTCTCCGCTGCCCTCACCTTAACGGTGATTATTTTACCCATGTTTATTGTCACCAGTCGGTCAGCTTTACGGGGGATTCCGGACGGTTTACATCAAGCAGGTTATGCTATGGGTATGACTCGTGCTCAGGTGTTGTGGCATATTGTGTTACCGGCAGCGTTTCCCGCCACCTTAACCGGCGCACTTTTAGCCTTAGCCCGGGCGATCGGCGAAACCGCCCCGTTAATTGCCGTGGGCGCATTATCCTTTGTCTCCTTCGCACCTCCGTTATCCTGGGAGGGAGTCTATAGCCGATTTACCGCCTTACCCTTTCAAATTTTCAACTGGATTTTACGGCCCCAACCTGCCTTTCATGACAATGCGGCTGCCGCTATTTTGGTTTTGGTTGGCATTTTATTAATCCTCAATATTTGCGGCGTTTTGATTCGAGAAAAGTGCAAAATTTAATCCCGTTCTTTATCTATCCTAATTCTAGCTAAACCCCATGAATTTGAATTTGGACTATTCCCATCCCCATCACCTGGCCATTTTGCAAACTTCGGATTTATCCGTCTTTTTTGACAAGACAAAAATCCTCGGTAATATTACGTTTCAAATTTATGCTCATAAAATTACCGCAATTATCGGACCTTCCGGCTGTGGTAAAACGACCTTAATTCGCTGCTTTAATCGCCTCAATGAACTCTCCAATAATTTTAAAAGAGTCGGCCAGATTTATATGGGCGATCGCGAAATTTCTCAGTTAAACCCTGTAGAAATTCGCCGGCAAGTCGGAATGGTATTTCAAAAACCCAATCCCTTCCCCAAATCCATTTATGAAAACATCGCCCTCGGCTTACGAGTCAATGGGTATCAGGGCGATATTGATGAACGGGTCGAACATTCTCTCCGTCAAGTCTTCTTGTGGGATGAAGTCAAAAATAACCTCTATCGCAGTGCCTTAAACTTATCCGGAGGGCAACAACAACGCTTATGCATCGCCCGCACCTTAGCCCTAAAACCGGATATCATTTTGATGGATGAACCCTGTTCTGCCCTCGACCCCATTTCCACCGCCCGCATTGACGAACTGCTGTATGAACTAAAGCATGATTACACCATTGTTCTGGTTACCCATAATATGCAGCAAGCCTCCCGCATCTCCGATTTAACTGCTTTTTTTAATATTAAAACCACCGAAACCGGGGAGAAAATCGGCTATTTATCCGAATACGATAAAACCGAAGTAATTTTCCACCATCCCCAACAGCAGGCGACTCAGGAGTATGTCAGTCGCCGGTTTTAATCAAAACCCGCACCCTCAAGGGTGGGGCTATACGGACCAAGCCTGCCTCCGCAGGCTGCAAGAGTATTGTTGGGTCTTTCAGAACGGGATTTGGTATCACCTAACGCCTTTCCTGGGGGTAAAAATCCTGGATTACCGCCTGCTGTTTCACCCCGACAATCCAACCGCCCAAAATTTTTCTTTGATTAGCGTGTATTCATGCTAGACTAGAAAGGTTTTCATATTGTAATTTGAGCTATGTTTTGGGCTGACAAAATTGCGGAAAGTGCACAAGGCGAACAAATCGTTAATGATTCAAAAACCCCTTCGGGTCGAGTTCATGTGGGGTCCTTGCGGGGTGTGATTATCCATGATGTCATTTATCGCGCCTTGAAACACGCCGGTAAGCCCGTAAAATTTATGTATGGCGTTGATGATTATGACGCCCTTGATACCGTTCCCGGTTACCTCGATCGCGAAAAATTTGCCCCCTATTTGGGTTACCCTCTGTGTAACGTCCCCTCCCCTGATGACAAGGCGACAGATTACGCCAAATATTTCATGGGGGAATTCCTAGAAGTCTTTGATTACTTAGGGGTAAAACCGGAGATTTATTACCTGCGAGACTTGTATCGAACGGGACAACTCAACCCCTATATTGATACCTTCTTGCAAAATTCCCATTTGGTTCGGGAAGCCTATAAAGAAGTTAGTAAAGCCGATCGCCCGAGTAACTGGTATCCCTTCCAAGTCATCTGCGAAAACTGCGGAAAAATTGCCACCACTGTTGTCACCGACTACAACGGCAAAGAAGTCTTTTACACCTGCGAACCCAACGCCACCAACTATGTCAACGGATGCGGACATTCCGGCTGGGTTTCCCCCTTTGATGGCAATGGCAAACTCCCCTGGAAAGTGGAATGGGTTGCCAAATGGCAACTGGTAGGGGTTACTATCGAACTCGCTGGAAAAGACCATTCTCAAAAAGGCGGTTCTCGCGATGTTGCTAACGCGATTTGTCGCAAAGTCCTGAAAAAACAACCTCCATTCCATTCTCCCTACGAGTTTATTTTAGTGAATGGAACGAAAATGAGTTCCTCTAAAGGAGTCGGTTCGGCAGCAAAAGAAATCGCCGAATTGTTACCCCCGGAACTGCTGCGTTTCTTGATGCTGCGAACCCAACCGAAATCGGTGATTAATTTTGCCCCGAATTATGAAACCACCACCCGATTGTTCCGGGATTACGACACCTTAATCGAGAAATATCAAGGGGTGACTCCGGAAGGTGGGGAAGACCCCAAACAGGATAAAGAACTGCAACCCCTGTTTTATTCTCAGCTAACCGATGAAGTCAAAACCTATCAACCCTTTGATTTCAGCACATTAATTTCCCTGCTGCAAGTGCCTCATTTGGATATTAAAGAAGAAATCCAAAAACGCTGCGAACACCCGTTAACCGATGCGGATTGGAAAGTTCTCCATCAGCGGATTGAGTCAGCCCAAAAATGGCTGGATGATTATGCCGATGAAGAAGAAAAACTGGTGCTTTATTTTGACACAATTCCCGAACAAGTCCAAGAGTTGACTGAGGAACAGGTGACTTATTTGGGTGAGTTAGCCAAGAATTTAGAAGCGGCAGAGAGTTGGGATGGGGAAACCTTACAAACGATTATCTTCTCGACGAGTAAAGGGTTGGAGATGAAACCGGGGAATGCGTTTCCGGCGGTTTATTTATCCTT includes:
- a CDS encoding PstS family phosphate ABC transporter substrate-binding protein; translation: MIQIFLDKFAVKWAALALLSVLTLTACRGTGTAAQNRGGRGEMNNLSIDGSSTVFPISEAMAEEFMKTNPGVRVTIGISGSGGGFKKFCQGETDISNASRAINEIERELCAKNGIEYIEIPIAFDGISVVVNPANDFVQCLTVEEIKRMWEPTAEGRIVNWNQIRPTFPDRPLRLFGPGTDSGTYDYFTDALGGKEQHSRGDYTASEDDNIIVQGVAADADSLGFFGYAYYQENQNKLKVVEIDSGEGCIAPGPNTIADNSYQPFSRPEFIYIKKSEADRPDVKAFVEFYLNPEHQYLISEVGYVPLPESVMTVVRKRYQQGKVGSVFKSGSTLNINLRDALNLEN
- the pstA gene encoding phosphate ABC transporter permease PstA; amino-acid sequence: MTFHSLPPRLPEGESWQRNLHRLTWIERGLQIILAMIAGIPISIFVAIASVFLYETVLFFQTVPLWNFLSDTQWTPLFPSQNFGIFVLASATLLVTGIASLFAVPIGLLIAIYLAEYASDRLRLTVKPLLEALSGIPTVVYGYFALLVVTPLLQQLIPGLARFNALSAGLVTGVAIVPIISSLSEDAIKSVPHSLREAGYTLGLTKQEVLTQIVLPMAFPGIIASFMLAASRALGETMISAIAAGQNPHITLNPLVPIATMTAFIIQVSLGTVAFNSLAFHTIFTVGMVLFLITLALNSFGYWLVRRHQTAMTAAIVPTVPSDEPSHFYPLYDQEFPVNNHRFGPEQTPSSAEFKTPLVRRQGLDRCFSGVSAVAIPIALGVLALLLLDASRRGLPHLTWQFITSFPSRNPQEAGIYPALMGSVWLLGLTGLFALPIGIGTAIYLEEYCANTALNRFLEINIANLAAVPSILYGLLGLELFVRLLAPVTGGPSLLSAALTLTVIILPMFIVTSRSALRGIPDGLHQAGYAMGMTRAQVLWHIVLPAAFPATLTGALLALARAIGETAPLIAVGALSFVSFAPPLSWEGVYSRFTALPFQIFNWILRPQPAFHDNAAAAILVLVGILLILNICGVLIREKCKI
- a CDS encoding phosphate ABC transporter ATP-binding protein gives rise to the protein MNLNLDYSHPHHLAILQTSDLSVFFDKTKILGNITFQIYAHKITAIIGPSGCGKTTLIRCFNRLNELSNNFKRVGQIYMGDREISQLNPVEIRRQVGMVFQKPNPFPKSIYENIALGLRVNGYQGDIDERVEHSLRQVFLWDEVKNNLYRSALNLSGGQQQRLCIARTLALKPDIILMDEPCSALDPISTARIDELLYELKHDYTIVLVTHNMQQASRISDLTAFFNIKTTETGEKIGYLSEYDKTEVIFHHPQQQATQEYVSRRF
- the lysS gene encoding lysine--tRNA ligase, which gives rise to MFWADKIAESAQGEQIVNDSKTPSGRVHVGSLRGVIIHDVIYRALKHAGKPVKFMYGVDDYDALDTVPGYLDREKFAPYLGYPLCNVPSPDDKATDYAKYFMGEFLEVFDYLGVKPEIYYLRDLYRTGQLNPYIDTFLQNSHLVREAYKEVSKADRPSNWYPFQVICENCGKIATTVVTDYNGKEVFYTCEPNATNYVNGCGHSGWVSPFDGNGKLPWKVEWVAKWQLVGVTIELAGKDHSQKGGSRDVANAICRKVLKKQPPFHSPYEFILVNGTKMSSSKGVGSAAKEIAELLPPELLRFLMLRTQPKSVINFAPNYETTTRLFRDYDTLIEKYQGVTPEGGEDPKQDKELQPLFYSQLTDEVKTYQPFDFSTLISLLQVPHLDIKEEIQKRCEHPLTDADWKVLHQRIESAQKWLDDYADEEEKLVLYFDTIPEQVQELTEEQVTYLGELAKNLEAAESWDGETLQTIIFSTSKGLEMKPGNAFPAVYLSFMGKSRGPKAGNLLSYLDKSFVLERIRGAVALKQGAAV